A stretch of Sphingorhabdus sp. YGSMI21 DNA encodes these proteins:
- a CDS encoding isovaleryl-CoA dehydrogenase — protein sequence MIATPQFDFQLGEMADQIRDTTRRFAEEKIMPLAQKMDREDWFPRELWEQMGDLGLHGITVDEADGGLGLGYLEHAIAVEEVSRGSAALGLSYGAHSNLCVNQIRRWASAEQKAKYLPKLISGEHVGALAMSEAGAGSDVVSMKLKAEAVQGGYVLNGTKFWITNSTDADTLVVYAKTRPEAGSGGITAFLIEKDMKGFSIGQKIEKVGMKGSPTAELVFDDCEVPEENVMGPLNGGVGVLMSGLDYERAVLAAIPLGLMQACIDTVIPYVRERKQFGKPIGSFQLMQGKIADMYVRLNSARSYVYNVNKACDAGQTTRFDAAGAVMLASENSVRVAEESVQALGGAGYTTDWPVERYWRDSKLLDIGAGTNEIRRMLIGRELIGAG from the coding sequence CCCAGAAAATGGACCGCGAAGACTGGTTCCCGCGCGAGCTGTGGGAGCAGATGGGCGATCTCGGCCTGCACGGAATCACGGTCGACGAGGCTGACGGCGGTCTCGGGCTCGGCTATCTCGAACATGCGATCGCGGTCGAGGAAGTCAGTCGCGGCAGCGCGGCGCTCGGCCTCAGCTATGGCGCGCACAGCAATCTGTGCGTCAACCAGATTCGTCGCTGGGCCAGTGCGGAACAGAAAGCGAAATATCTGCCGAAGCTGATTTCCGGCGAACATGTCGGTGCCCTGGCGATGTCCGAGGCGGGGGCCGGCTCTGATGTGGTTTCGATGAAGCTCAAGGCCGAAGCAGTGCAGGGCGGCTATGTCCTCAACGGCACGAAATTCTGGATCACCAATTCAACCGACGCCGATACTTTGGTGGTCTATGCCAAGACCCGGCCGGAAGCCGGATCGGGCGGGATCACGGCCTTTCTGATCGAAAAGGACATGAAGGGTTTTTCCATCGGCCAGAAGATCGAGAAAGTCGGGATGAAGGGCAGCCCGACCGCAGAGCTGGTGTTCGACGACTGCGAAGTGCCGGAGGAAAATGTCATGGGACCGCTCAACGGCGGCGTCGGCGTGCTGATGTCCGGTCTCGACTATGAACGCGCTGTATTGGCCGCGATCCCGCTCGGCCTGATGCAGGCCTGCATCGACACGGTCATCCCCTATGTCCGCGAGCGCAAGCAGTTCGGCAAGCCGATTGGCAGTTTCCAGCTGATGCAGGGCAAAATCGCCGACATGTATGTCCGCCTGAACAGCGCCCGCAGCTATGTCTATAATGTCAACAAAGCCTGCGACGCCGGACAGACCACCCGCTTTGACGCAGCAGGCGCGGTGATGCTGGCCTCCGAAAACAGCGTGCGGGTCGCAGAAGAATCCGTGCAGGCTCTGGGCGGTGCGGGATACACCACCGACTGGCCGGTCGAGCGTTATTGGCGGGACAGCAAGCTGCTCGACATCGGCGCGGGCACCAACGAAATCCGCCGGATGCTGATCGGACGGGAACTGATCGGGGCTGGATGA
- a CDS encoding alkaline phosphatase PhoX: MTLSRRDFIRSAQAVGLFYASVSLAGCARAHSANRAFTLLPDPAKRLDLPEGFSYTLISEAGGMMSDGFYRPGRPDGMACFAHPEDTDKCILMRNHENWNSVPVGSPFGKGNELLDRVSDSQLYDRKKDGSPFFGGVTKLVYDLKHKRMERDFLVLTGTAANCAGGPTPWGSWLSCEEEMLKPEEGPGKYHGFVFETPSSATGLIDAIPLKAMGRFAHEAASVDPKTGIIYMTEDARDGLFYRFIPNVRGELQEGGRLQALALTNRKSAVTSNWPEDWGGNAEEPFAVGQDYVVEWINLDDVEAPDGDLAQRGHAAGAARFMRGEGLDYALRTDGTTGDFYFTCTEGGAQRVGQIWRYTPDQNPDAGPEAGGYLQLFYESANADSLDMCDNLVVAPWNDIILCEDGRGDQYLRGLTPDGKIYDIARNAHKDQSEFCGACFSPDGTTLFVNVQEPGYTYAINGPWETLRG, encoded by the coding sequence ATGACTTTATCCAGAAGAGATTTTATCCGCTCCGCCCAGGCCGTAGGCTTATTCTATGCCTCCGTCTCGCTGGCCGGTTGCGCCCGCGCGCACAGCGCCAATCGCGCGTTCACTCTCCTGCCCGATCCGGCCAAACGGCTCGATCTGCCCGAAGGCTTTTCCTATACGTTGATCAGCGAGGCGGGCGGCATGATGTCCGACGGCTTTTACCGTCCCGGCCGTCCCGACGGCATGGCCTGTTTCGCCCATCCGGAAGATACCGACAAATGCATATTGATGCGCAATCACGAGAATTGGAACAGCGTCCCCGTCGGCAGCCCGTTCGGCAAGGGCAATGAACTGCTGGACCGGGTGTCGGACAGCCAACTCTATGACCGCAAGAAAGACGGCTCACCCTTTTTCGGCGGGGTGACCAAGCTCGTCTATGACCTGAAACATAAAAGGATGGAGCGGGATTTTCTGGTGCTGACCGGCACTGCGGCCAATTGCGCCGGCGGTCCGACCCCGTGGGGCAGCTGGCTCAGCTGCGAGGAAGAAATGCTCAAACCGGAAGAGGGACCGGGCAAATATCACGGCTTTGTCTTCGAGACCCCGTCCAGCGCCACCGGCCTGATCGACGCGATCCCGCTGAAGGCCATGGGCCGCTTCGCACATGAAGCCGCTTCGGTGGACCCCAAAACCGGCATAATCTATATGACCGAAGATGCGCGCGACGGCCTGTTCTACCGCTTCATTCCCAATGTGCGCGGCGAGTTGCAGGAAGGGGGGCGTCTGCAGGCGCTGGCGCTGACCAACCGGAAATCCGCCGTCACATCCAACTGGCCCGAGGACTGGGGTGGCAATGCGGAAGAACCCTTTGCCGTCGGCCAGGACTATGTCGTCGAGTGGATCAATCTGGATGATGTCGAGGCGCCGGACGGCGACCTGGCGCAGCGTGGCCATGCCGCTGGCGCCGCCCGCTTCATGCGCGGAGAAGGGCTGGACTATGCGCTGCGCACCGATGGCACGACGGGCGACTTCTATTTCACCTGCACCGAAGGCGGCGCCCAACGCGTCGGCCAGATCTGGCGCTACACGCCCGACCAGAACCCGGACGCCGGTCCGGAGGCCGGCGGATATCTGCAGCTATTCTACGAATCCGCCAACGCCGATTCCCTCGACATGTGCGACAATCTGGTGGTCGCGCCGTGGAACGATATCATCCTCTGCGAAGACGGGCGCGGCGATCAATATCTGCGCGGCCTGACACCCGACGGCAAAATCTACGACATCGCCCGCAACGCCCACAAGGACCAAAGCGAATTCTGCGGCGCCTGCTTCTCGCCCGACGGCACGACGCTGTTCGTCAATGTGCAGGAACCGGGCTATACTTATGCGATCAATGGGCCTTGGGAGACGTTGCGGGGCTAA
- a CDS encoding glutathione S-transferase family protein encodes MTYTLITANRNYSSWSLRPWVLMKALDIPFTDEIIYFEEDNYDRFRTFAPNGQVPCLKDNGQTIWDSLAIMEYLAERHPGCWPEDEKARTWARCAAAEMHGGFAPLRNICPMNVGVRARLHAVEPALQRNLDRIGELFAQGLDDFGGPWLAGDRFTIVDAFYAPVAYRVRSFDLDIGEKGRAWVDHIIAHPAMQDWERQALAEPEREIAHEEEIAAVATITADFRVR; translated from the coding sequence ATGACCTACACGCTGATCACCGCCAACCGCAACTATTCCAGCTGGTCGCTGCGGCCATGGGTCCTGATGAAGGCGCTGGATATCCCGTTTACGGACGAGATCATCTATTTCGAAGAAGATAATTATGACCGGTTCCGGACCTTTGCCCCCAACGGGCAGGTGCCCTGTCTGAAAGATAATGGTCAAACCATCTGGGATTCGCTGGCCATCATGGAATATCTGGCGGAGCGGCATCCCGGCTGCTGGCCGGAAGACGAAAAGGCGCGGACATGGGCGCGCTGTGCGGCGGCGGAAATGCACGGCGGCTTTGCGCCGCTGCGCAATATCTGTCCGATGAATGTCGGCGTGCGGGCGCGGTTGCACGCGGTCGAGCCGGCACTGCAACGCAATCTCGACCGGATCGGCGAACTGTTCGCGCAGGGGCTGGATGATTTTGGCGGGCCATGGCTGGCCGGTGACCGGTTCACCATCGTCGATGCCTTTTATGCGCCGGTGGCCTATCGCGTGCGCAGCTTCGATCTCGACATCGGCGAAAAGGGGCGGGCGTGGGTTGACCATATCATCGCGCATCCGGCTATGCAGGACTGGGAGCGGCAGGCGCTGGCCGAACCGGAGCGCGAAATTGCTCATGAAGAGGAGATCGCGGCGGTAGCGACGATAACGGCGGATTTCCGGGTGAGATAG
- a CDS encoding SulP family inorganic anion transporter, which yields MAIHSDFRRDWLSNPKTEFLAGLVVALALIPEAIGFAIIAGVDPRVGLYASFSIAVIISMVGGRPGMISAATAAVAVLVVPLVRDHGVEYLFAATILMGIFQAIAAFLRLDLLMRFVSRSVITGFVNALAILIFMAQIPQMTGEAFTWETYAMIAAGLAIIYGLPKITTLVPSPLAAIIVLAGISMYFRADVFTVGDMGELPDSLPWLHIPQIPITWETLRIIAPYSLAMAAVGLLESLLTASIVDDMTETRSDKKRETYGQGIANFVTGWIGGMGGCAMIGQSVINIKSGGRRRLSTFVAGVMLLVLIVGLGQWVGQIPMPALVAVMIFVSISTFRWKSFTEITHHPWPSNVVMIATVIMVVATHDLSIGVLTGVLLSGIFFAWKVRQLVTIQDFVEVTTHRYVFGGQIFFGSVDMLYEAMEFNEEGIDKVIIDVHDAHFWDISATGMLDKIVERLKNEGKTVELIGMNQASATLVEKYSENDKPFESLGVVGH from the coding sequence ATGGCGATTCACAGCGATTTTCGGCGCGACTGGCTGTCGAACCCCAAAACCGAATTTCTGGCCGGACTGGTGGTTGCGCTGGCGCTGATTCCCGAGGCTATCGGCTTTGCGATCATCGCGGGTGTCGATCCGCGCGTGGGCCTCTATGCGAGCTTCTCGATCGCCGTGATAATCTCGATGGTCGGCGGACGCCCGGGGATGATCAGCGCGGCGACCGCTGCAGTCGCGGTGCTCGTGGTGCCGCTGGTCCGCGATCATGGCGTCGAATATCTGTTCGCCGCGACGATCCTGATGGGGATATTCCAGGCAATTGCCGCGTTCCTGCGGCTCGACCTGCTGATGCGTTTCGTATCGCGCTCGGTAATCACCGGCTTCGTCAACGCGCTGGCGATCCTGATTTTCATGGCACAGATTCCGCAGATGACCGGCGAAGCCTTTACCTGGGAGACCTATGCGATGATCGCCGCGGGTCTGGCGATCATTTATGGCTTGCCGAAGATCACCACATTGGTGCCGTCACCGCTCGCCGCGATCATCGTGCTGGCCGGAATCAGCATGTATTTCCGGGCCGATGTGTTCACCGTGGGCGACATGGGCGAACTGCCCGACAGCCTGCCGTGGCTGCATATCCCGCAAATCCCGATCACCTGGGAGACGCTCCGGATCATCGCGCCTTATTCGCTGGCGATGGCGGCGGTCGGCCTGCTCGAATCGTTGCTGACGGCATCGATTGTCGACGACATGACCGAGACCCGCAGCGACAAGAAGCGCGAAACCTATGGCCAGGGCATTGCCAATTTCGTCACTGGCTGGATCGGCGGCATGGGCGGCTGCGCGATGATCGGCCAGTCGGTGATCAATATCAAATCCGGCGGCCGGCGCCGGCTGTCGACCTTTGTCGCCGGCGTGATGCTGCTCGTGCTGATCGTCGGGCTGGGCCAGTGGGTTGGCCAAATCCCGATGCCGGCGCTGGTCGCGGTGATGATCTTTGTCTCGATCAGCACTTTCCGCTGGAAAAGCTTCACCGAGATTACCCACCATCCATGGCCGTCCAATGTCGTGATGATCGCAACGGTTATCATGGTTGTGGCGACCCATGATCTGTCGATCGGCGTTCTCACCGGCGTGCTGCTGTCCGGCATTTTCTTCGCCTGGAAAGTCCGGCAACTGGTCACGATCCAGGATTTCGTTGAGGTCACCACCCATCGCTATGTCTTCGGCGGCCAGATTTTCTTCGGCTCGGTCGACATGCTTTACGAAGCGATGGAGTTTAACGAGGAAGGCATCGACAAGGTCATCATTGATGTCCACGACGCGCATTTCTGGGACATCAGCGCGACCGGCATGCTCGACAAGATTGTCGAGCGCCTGAAAAACGAGGGCAAGACGGTCGAACTGATCGGCATGAACCAGGCCAGCGCGACGCTGGTCGAGAAATATAGCGAGAATGACAAGCCGTTCGAGAGTCTGGGTGTGGTCGGGCATTAG
- a CDS encoding glutathione S-transferase family protein, giving the protein MIKLHHLETSRSSRIIWLCEEGGIEYEMVRYARDPKTRRSPAALADVHRLAKAPTVEVDGHVMVESGAILEYLVERHSDGALGVAVDHPERAKYLEWLHFAEGTMGMSFIITGIAPMLGGLPEPWSGFLNSEVGKLLDHLEIELEGKDFLVADKFTGADINLHYMLEGRAVMGELESRPNCKRYFEALVARPGYQKTVELGGPVLMARPS; this is encoded by the coding sequence ATGATCAAGCTGCACCATCTCGAAACCTCGCGCTCGTCGCGCATCATCTGGCTCTGCGAAGAGGGCGGGATCGAATATGAGATGGTCCGCTATGCCCGCGATCCCAAAACGCGGCGCTCACCGGCAGCGCTCGCTGACGTGCACCGGCTCGCCAAGGCGCCGACGGTGGAAGTCGACGGCCATGTGATGGTCGAATCCGGCGCGATCCTCGAATATCTGGTCGAGCGGCACAGCGATGGCGCGCTCGGCGTGGCGGTCGACCATCCCGAACGGGCGAAATATCTCGAATGGCTGCATTTTGCCGAGGGCACGATGGGCATGAGCTTCATCATCACCGGTATCGCACCGATGCTGGGCGGACTGCCGGAACCGTGGAGCGGGTTCCTGAACTCGGAGGTCGGCAAGCTGCTCGACCATCTGGAAATCGAGCTGGAGGGCAAGGATTTCCTCGTCGCCGACAAGTTCACCGGCGCGGATATCAATCTGCATTATATGCTGGAGGGACGCGCGGTAATGGGCGAGCTGGAAAGCCGGCCCAATTGCAAACGCTATTTCGAAGCATTGGTCGCGCGGCCCGGCTATCAGAAGACGGTGGAACTGGGCGGTCCGGTGCTGATGGCCCGGCCTAGCTGA
- a CDS encoding DMT family transporter: MAKFEGRLATACLLALTLTAFAGNSLLARAALADGQIDWAGYTIVRLLAGGLVLSLLIGMRKGQSVLPQRQDAVGALSLFVYAAAFSWAYIGLDAGLGALILFPAGQITMQLIGLTRQIVPSRGQLAGAAIALVGLVYLMMPGVTAPPLLSTLAMISAGMAWGVSTWAGKAVGDPSLTTARYFVGASLLTLLLIPLVDWSMFSWTGVIMAVVSGGVTSALGYVLWYNMLARISITSAAVSQLSVPAIAAIGGVLLLGEILTARLLIGGLIIFAGIGLTSWASIRASRN; the protein is encoded by the coding sequence ATGGCAAAATTCGAGGGCAGGCTTGCTACCGCCTGTCTGCTGGCCCTGACCCTTACCGCCTTTGCCGGCAATTCCCTGCTGGCGCGCGCGGCTCTGGCCGACGGCCAGATTGACTGGGCCGGCTATACGATCGTCCGGCTGCTCGCCGGCGGGCTTGTCCTGTCGCTGCTGATCGGAATGCGCAAGGGGCAGTCAGTCCTGCCCCAGCGCCAAGATGCGGTCGGCGCCCTGTCCCTGTTCGTCTATGCCGCGGCCTTTTCCTGGGCCTATATCGGGCTGGATGCGGGGCTGGGCGCGCTGATCCTGTTCCCCGCCGGGCAGATTACCATGCAGCTTATCGGCCTGACGCGGCAAATCGTGCCGTCGAGAGGACAATTGGCCGGGGCGGCTATTGCCCTCGTCGGTCTTGTCTATCTGATGATGCCGGGCGTAACCGCCCCGCCGCTGCTCAGCACATTGGCGATGATCAGCGCCGGGATGGCATGGGGTGTTTCGACCTGGGCCGGGAAGGCGGTTGGCGATCCCTCGCTGACCACGGCCCGCTATTTCGTCGGCGCCAGCCTGCTGACCTTGCTGCTGATCCCCTTGGTCGACTGGTCGATGTTCAGCTGGACGGGTGTCATCATGGCGGTCGTTTCGGGCGGCGTGACGTCCGCTCTGGGCTACGTCCTCTGGTATAATATGCTGGCCCGGATATCGATCACCAGCGCCGCCGTGTCGCAATTGTCGGTTCCGGCCATCGCCGCGATCGGCGGCGTGCTATTGCTGGGCGAAATATTGACGGCGCGGCTGCTGATCGGAGGGCTGATAATCTTTGCCGGTATCGGACTGACCAGCTGGGCTTCGATCAGAGCCAGCCGAAACTAG
- a CDS encoding sterol desaturase family protein: MSLFAILATILASAVAMECIAWASHKYIMHGFGWGWHRDHHEPHDKMLEKNDLFGLVGAVMSISMFAVGSPLVLGANAWEPGTWIGLGILFYGIIYTLVHDGLVHQRYFKYVPRGGYAKRLVQAHKLHHATIGKEGGVSFGFVFARDPAKLKAELREQREAGIAVVRDAVG; the protein is encoded by the coding sequence ATGAGCCTGTTTGCGATCCTCGCTACCATCCTGGCGTCGGCTGTCGCGATGGAATGTATCGCCTGGGCGAGCCATAAATATATCATGCACGGCTTCGGCTGGGGCTGGCACCGCGACCATCACGAGCCGCATGACAAAATGCTGGAGAAAAACGATCTCTTCGGTCTGGTCGGCGCGGTGATGAGCATTTCGATGTTCGCCGTCGGCAGCCCGCTTGTTCTGGGCGCAAATGCCTGGGAGCCGGGCACATGGATCGGTCTCGGCATATTATTCTACGGCATCATCTACACGCTGGTCCACGACGGTCTGGTCCACCAGCGCTATTTCAAATATGTGCCGCGGGGCGGCTACGCCAAAAGGCTGGTACAGGCGCACAAGCTGCACCATGCGACCATCGGCAAGGAAGGCGGAGTCAGCTTCGGCTTTGTTTTTGCGCGCGATCCGGCGAAGCTGAAAGCCGAGTTGCGGGAGCAGCGGGAAGCCGGAATAGCGGTTGTGCGGGATGCGGTTGGCTAG
- the leuC gene encoding 3-isopropylmalate dehydratase large subunit: protein MTEPKTLYEKIWDAHVVDQRADGTALIYIDRHLVHEVTSPQAFEGLRKAGRKVRRPDLTLAVPDHNLPTTARLDAQGKKIPIADPQSAAQLEALEANAPAFGIKYIGASDINQGIVHVIGPEQGFTLPGTTMVCGDSHTAAHGALGALAFGIGTSEVEHVLATQTLQLTRSKSMEIRVEGLLGPGISPKDLILHIIGVIGTAGGTGHVIEYRGEVFEQMSIEGRLTVSNMSIEGGARAGLIAPDEKTFAYLKGRPMAPKGADWDAAVAYWKTLPTDEGAKFDKSVTINAADVSPTVTWGTSPEDVVPVNGIVPSPESFADPSKQDAARKSLDYMGLEAGQALRDVAVENIFIGSCTNSRIEDLRAAAAILEGRKKAGNVKWAIVVPGSGLVKAQAEAEGLDRIFTEAGFEWREPGCSACLGMNPDKVPAGERCASTSNRNFVGRQGPGARTHLMSPAMAAAAAVTGKLTDVRELTK, encoded by the coding sequence ATGACCGAACCGAAGACCCTCTACGAGAAAATCTGGGACGCCCATGTTGTCGACCAGCGTGCCGACGGCACGGCGCTGATCTATATCGACCGGCATCTGGTACATGAAGTAACCAGCCCGCAGGCCTTTGAAGGGCTGCGCAAAGCGGGCCGCAAGGTGCGGCGGCCGGATCTGACGCTGGCGGTGCCCGATCATAATCTGCCGACCACGGCGCGGCTCGATGCGCAGGGCAAGAAAATCCCGATCGCCGACCCGCAGAGCGCGGCCCAGCTGGAAGCGCTGGAGGCCAATGCGCCGGCCTTCGGTATCAAATATATCGGCGCCAGCGATATCAACCAGGGTATTGTCCACGTGATTGGTCCGGAGCAGGGCTTTACCCTGCCGGGTACGACCATGGTCTGCGGCGACAGCCATACTGCCGCGCATGGCGCACTGGGCGCGCTGGCCTTCGGCATCGGCACGAGCGAGGTCGAGCATGTGCTGGCGACGCAAACGTTGCAGCTGACCCGCTCGAAATCGATGGAAATCCGGGTCGAGGGCCTGCTTGGCCCCGGCATCAGCCCGAAAGACCTGATCCTTCATATCATCGGCGTGATCGGGACGGCGGGCGGCACCGGCCATGTCATTGAATATCGCGGTGAAGTGTTCGAACAGATGTCGATCGAGGGCCGTCTGACCGTCTCCAACATGTCGATCGAGGGCGGCGCGCGCGCGGGCCTGATTGCGCCGGATGAAAAGACATTTGCCTATCTGAAGGGTCGTCCGATGGCGCCCAAGGGCGCGGACTGGGATGCGGCCGTGGCCTATTGGAAGACGCTGCCGACCGACGAAGGCGCGAAATTCGACAAGAGCGTCACGATCAACGCCGCCGATGTGTCGCCGACCGTGACCTGGGGAACCAGTCCGGAGGATGTTGTCCCGGTGAACGGAATCGTACCGTCGCCGGAAAGCTTTGCCGACCCGTCAAAACAGGACGCCGCGCGCAAATCGCTGGATTATATGGGGCTCGAAGCCGGGCAGGCGCTGCGCGATGTGGCGGTGGAAAATATCTTCATCGGCAGTTGCACCAACAGCCGGATCGAGGATCTGCGGGCTGCCGCCGCGATACTGGAAGGCCGCAAGAAGGCCGGCAATGTGAAATGGGCGATCGTTGTACCGGGTTCGGGCCTTGTGAAGGCTCAGGCCGAAGCCGAAGGGCTCGACCGGATTTTCACCGAGGCCGGTTTTGAATGGCGCGAGCCGGGCTGTTCGGCCTGTCTTGGCATGAACCCGGACAAGGTGCCAGCAGGCGAACGCTGTGCATCCACTTCCAATCGCAATTTTGTTGGCCGGCAGGGCCCGGGTGCTAGAACGCATCTGATGTCACCGGCCATGGCTGCGGCTGCGGCAGTAACCGGTAAGCTCACCGACGTGCGCGAACTGACGAAATGA
- the leuD gene encoding 3-isopropylmalate dehydratase small subunit: MKPVNRVEGRAIPFGQKNVDTDVIISAEWLKTISREGLGKGAFGSIRAKEGNVFDDPEYAGASILIAGDNFGCGSSREHAAWALDDMGIKAVIAPSFSDIFAGNAFKNGLLAIALPQDAINRLMEVAKTDPVTIDMESMSVTTPFQDRFPFEMDPFRHQCLVEGLDEIDLTMAKSDAIERHEKNSDSAKPWLIPATA; the protein is encoded by the coding sequence ATGAAACCCGTCAATCGCGTTGAAGGCCGCGCCATTCCCTTCGGTCAGAAAAATGTCGATACCGATGTCATTATCTCTGCCGAATGGCTGAAGACGATTTCCCGGGAAGGGCTCGGCAAGGGCGCGTTCGGGTCGATCCGGGCAAAGGAAGGCAATGTTTTCGATGATCCGGAATATGCCGGTGCCTCGATCCTGATCGCGGGCGACAATTTCGGCTGCGGTTCGAGCCGCGAACATGCGGCCTGGGCGCTCGACGACATGGGCATCAAGGCGGTGATCGCGCCGAGCTTTTCCGATATATTTGCGGGCAATGCCTTCAAGAACGGCCTGCTGGCCATCGCCTTGCCGCAAGACGCGATCAACCGGCTTATGGAAGTCGCCAAGACCGATCCGGTCACCATCGACATGGAAAGCATGAGCGTGACGACACCGTTCCAGGACCGTTTCCCGTTCGAGATGGACCCGTTCCGGCACCAGTGCCTGGTCGAAGGGCTGGACGAAATTGACCTGACAATGGCGAAATCGGATGCCATAGAACGGCACGAGAAAAACAGCGATTCTGCAAAGCCCTGGCTGATACCGGCCACGGCATAG
- a CDS encoding NADPH:quinone oxidoreductase family protein → MKALMSTKVGGPDTLEMLDVADPVAGKGQVLIDVKACSINYPDVLIIQDMYQFKPPRPFAPGGEVSGVIAAVGEGVEDLKVGDRVASTTGHGGLVEKVAVDQNSVFKIPDSVGFEDASALLLTYGTSIHALVDRGHISEGDTLLVLGASGGVGIAAVELGKAFGARVVAAVSSEEKAAFAKEAGADETVIYERAPFDKDQSKALAAQFKAAVGPNGADVIYDAVGGDYSEPAVRSIAWEGRFLVVGFPAGIAKLPLNLTLLKSCDVCGVFWGAYAMRDPKGNRAHIDRLFKLWEQGKIQPRVSEVFAFEDAGQAIQKMADRGAIGKLVVKVAD, encoded by the coding sequence ATGAAGGCTTTGATGTCAACCAAAGTGGGCGGACCAGATACACTCGAGATGCTGGACGTCGCCGATCCGGTCGCCGGCAAGGGGCAGGTGCTGATCGATGTCAAAGCCTGTTCGATCAACTATCCCGACGTTTTGATCATCCAGGACATGTACCAGTTCAAACCGCCGCGGCCATTTGCTCCGGGCGGAGAAGTGTCCGGCGTCATCGCAGCTGTCGGCGAAGGCGTTGAAGATCTGAAGGTCGGTGACCGTGTTGCCTCGACCACGGGCCATGGCGGCCTGGTCGAAAAGGTTGCTGTCGACCAGAACAGCGTGTTCAAGATTCCTGACAGTGTTGGCTTTGAAGATGCGTCCGCGCTGCTGCTGACCTATGGCACGTCGATCCATGCGCTGGTCGATCGTGGCCATATCAGCGAGGGTGATACACTGCTGGTGCTTGGTGCTTCGGGCGGTGTCGGTATCGCTGCCGTCGAACTGGGCAAGGCTTTTGGCGCGCGCGTCGTCGCGGCGGTGTCCTCCGAGGAAAAGGCGGCTTTTGCCAAAGAAGCCGGCGCTGACGAGACCGTGATCTACGAGCGGGCTCCTTTCGACAAGGACCAGTCGAAGGCGCTGGCGGCGCAATTCAAGGCTGCCGTCGGTCCGAATGGCGCCGATGTCATCTATGATGCGGTAGGCGGCGACTATAGCGAGCCTGCGGTACGCTCGATCGCCTGGGAAGGCCGCTTTCTGGTGGTCGGTTTTCCGGCCGGTATCGCAAAACTGCCGCTCAATCTGACCCTGCTCAAGTCCTGCGATGTCTGTGGTGTCTTCTGGGGCGCTTATGCGATGCGCGATCCCAAGGGCAACCGCGCCCATATCGACCGGTTGTTCAAGCTTTGGGAACAGGGCAAGATCCAGCCCCGCGTGTCGGAGGTTTTCGCCTTTGAAGACGCTGGCCAGGCCATCCAGAAAATGGCGGATCGCGGCGCTATCGGTAAATTGGTGGTCAAGGTCGCCGACTGA
- a CDS encoding DUF1476 domain-containing protein, producing MTDFNDRERAFETKFARDEEMEFRVTARRNRLLGQWAAEKMALTPEETAAYAKEVVAADFEEAGDEDVIRKLLGDLTSAGVDIDESAIRTALTEKMVEARRQFIEEAS from the coding sequence ATGACAGACTTTAACGATCGTGAACGCGCGTTTGAAACCAAATTCGCGCGTGATGAAGAAATGGAATTCAGGGTAACTGCGCGGCGTAACCGTCTGCTGGGCCAATGGGCTGCCGAGAAAATGGCGCTGACACCCGAAGAGACCGCTGCCTATGCGAAAGAGGTCGTTGCGGCCGATTTTGAAGAAGCGGGTGACGAGGACGTCATTCGCAAGCTGCTCGGCGATCTGACTTCGGCTGGTGTCGACATTGATGAATCGGCTATCCGTACCGCTCTGACCGAAAAGATGGTTGAAGCCCGGCGTCAGTTTATCGAAGAAGCCAGCTAG
- a CDS encoding BolA family transcriptional regulator yields MPMASADIEAMILAAFPDASVEITDLAGDGDHYAAKVTSAAFAGMNRVKQHQAVYAALKGKMGGELHALQLTTAVPD; encoded by the coding sequence ATGCCCATGGCAAGCGCAGATATCGAGGCGATGATATTGGCAGCCTTTCCGGACGCTTCGGTTGAAATTACCGATCTGGCCGGGGATGGCGACCATTATGCCGCCAAAGTGACCTCTGCTGCGTTTGCGGGGATGAACCGCGTTAAACAGCATCAGGCGGTTTACGCGGCACTGAAGGGAAAGATGGGCGGTGAACTGCACGCGTTGCAACTCACCACCGCGGTTCCCGACTAG